In a genomic window of Polycladomyces abyssicola:
- the fabF gene encoding beta-ketoacyl-ACP synthase II: MKKRVVITGMGALTPIGQDVPDFWEGLQEGRSGVRSISRFDPSGFPTTIAAEIPDYDPLDHFEAKVARRMSRFAQYGLVAAREAVRHAQLEMDRVDPVRVGVMVGTGSGGLDRIQEEYQKVLQNGKLSPYLAPAMLANMASGEIAIALGAKGPSAAVVTACATGSSCIGEAMRMIQYGEADVMIAGGTEAPITPLGLAAFSRIRALSRRNGEPQKACRPFDRERDGFVAGEGAGVVVLESLEHALQRGVPILAELIGYGATTDAHHITAPSPDGAVAAEAMIRALADAGLSPKQVDYINAHGTSTRANDAVETMAVKRVFGEAAYRVPISSIKSMIGHLLGAAGSVELIASVETIRHGVIPPTINFEMPDEGLDLDYVPNTARKRDVQVVMSNSFGFGGHNVSLIVRRWDPMDESLITC, encoded by the coding sequence ATGAAAAAGCGCGTCGTCATCACCGGTATGGGAGCATTGACCCCGATCGGCCAAGACGTGCCCGACTTTTGGGAGGGATTGCAGGAAGGGCGGAGTGGTGTGCGGTCCATTTCGCGTTTTGATCCGAGCGGATTTCCGACAACGATTGCGGCGGAGATCCCGGATTACGATCCGCTCGATCATTTTGAGGCCAAGGTGGCACGCCGGATGAGCCGCTTTGCTCAGTACGGGCTGGTAGCGGCGCGTGAAGCGGTTCGGCATGCACAATTGGAGATGGATCGGGTCGATCCGGTGCGCGTCGGGGTGATGGTGGGAACCGGTAGCGGCGGGTTGGATCGCATTCAGGAGGAGTACCAAAAGGTGTTGCAAAACGGAAAGTTGTCCCCGTATTTGGCACCTGCCATGCTGGCCAACATGGCATCGGGTGAAATCGCGATCGCGCTGGGAGCCAAAGGGCCTTCCGCGGCGGTGGTGACGGCATGCGCGACGGGAAGCAGTTGCATCGGTGAAGCGATGCGAATGATCCAATATGGGGAAGCGGATGTGATGATTGCCGGCGGTACGGAGGCGCCGATCACGCCCCTCGGGTTGGCCGCCTTTTCTCGAATTCGCGCATTGTCCAGGCGAAACGGGGAACCGCAGAAGGCTTGTCGGCCGTTTGACCGGGAACGGGACGGATTTGTCGCCGGTGAGGGAGCAGGTGTGGTGGTGTTGGAGTCGCTGGAGCATGCTCTGCAAAGAGGCGTCCCCATTCTTGCCGAATTGATCGGATACGGCGCGACGACGGATGCCCATCACATCACGGCTCCCTCTCCCGACGGCGCCGTTGCCGCCGAAGCGATGATCCGGGCATTGGCCGATGCGGGCTTGTCCCCGAAACAAGTGGATTACATTAACGCACACGGAACGAGCACTCGTGCCAACGATGCGGTGGAAACGATGGCCGTCAAGCGAGTGTTTGGGGAGGCGGCGTACCGAGTTCCGATCAGCTCGATCAAATCGATGATCGGACACCTGTTGGGTGCGGCAGGGTCGGTGGAACTGATCGCATCGGTAGAAACCATACGACATGGCGTGATTCCACCCACCATCAATTTTGAAATGCCGGACGAAGGGTTGGATTTGGATTACGTCCCGAATACGGCCCGAAAACGGGATGTGCAGGTGGTGATGAGCAATTCATTCGGTTTCGGGGGACATAATGTCAGTCTGATCGTCCGGCGATGGGACCCTATGGACGAATCCTTGATCACCTGCTGA
- a CDS encoding ArsR/SmtB family transcription factor: MGAALPKHDVFQAIADPTRRQLLKLLADGEMHVTGISEHFPMSRTAVSKHLRILSDAGLVKQRKVGRETRYSLQPEPLLELKHWLSYFERFWENKMVALKHYVESEEVDGQ; the protein is encoded by the coding sequence ATGGGTGCTGCCTTACCGAAACATGACGTATTTCAGGCGATTGCCGATCCTACCCGCCGTCAGCTTTTAAAGTTGCTGGCCGATGGGGAGATGCATGTCACCGGGATCAGCGAGCACTTTCCGATGAGCCGAACAGCTGTTTCCAAGCATCTGCGCATTTTGTCGGATGCGGGACTTGTGAAGCAGCGAAAAGTCGGGCGGGAGACGCGATACAGCCTCCAACCAGAGCCGCTGCTCGAATTGAAGCATTGGCTCTCCTATTTCGAGCGGTTTTGGGAAAACAAGATGGTTGCACTGAAACACTATGTGGAATCGGAGGAAGTGGACGGCCAATAG
- a CDS encoding N-acetylglucosamine-6-phosphate deacetylase, with protein sequence MTCHIIEGKDWQTGKPIRLKIREGRIYEVVEPEKVSDDAPLVAPGLIDLQVNGYKGLDVNAPLFNTNDIRQLTASLWETGVTTFFPTVITNSEKAITRSLRTLARACREDAMVDASVGGIHLEGPFVSPEDGPRGAHDRKWVRPPDWETFCRWQEAAEGRIRLITLSPEWPDSSRFIERCVASGVKVAIGHTAATPKQIREAVAAGATWSTHWGNGAHVMLPRHPNYLWEQLAADELWTSFIADGHHLPDAVIRVILRVKREKAVLVSDVVALGGMPPGQYRTPVGGEVVLTPDNRLHLAHDERLLAGSACPLIEAVSRLVVRGLTPLETAWWMASVSPARYLGWSVDGKWRVGDSPDIVQVMWGDEGKRLTVHSTYKRGQLVFRHDL encoded by the coding sequence ATGACCTGTCACATCATTGAGGGGAAGGATTGGCAGACGGGAAAGCCCATCCGGTTGAAGATCCGGGAAGGCCGTATTTACGAAGTGGTGGAACCGGAGAAGGTGTCGGATGACGCGCCTCTGGTGGCTCCCGGGTTGATCGATTTGCAGGTGAACGGTTACAAAGGGTTGGATGTAAACGCCCCTTTGTTCAATACGAATGACATCCGGCAGTTAACCGCATCGTTGTGGGAGACCGGCGTCACCACCTTTTTTCCGACGGTGATTACCAACAGTGAAAAAGCGATCACGCGCTCCCTCCGCACCTTGGCGCGTGCTTGTCGGGAAGACGCGATGGTGGATGCATCCGTCGGTGGGATTCATTTGGAAGGGCCATTTGTCTCGCCGGAAGACGGCCCGAGGGGAGCCCATGACCGTAAGTGGGTGCGCCCGCCGGATTGGGAAACGTTTTGCCGGTGGCAAGAAGCAGCGGAAGGGCGAATCCGTCTGATCACACTTTCTCCCGAGTGGCCGGACAGTTCGCGCTTCATCGAACGGTGCGTGGCGAGCGGTGTCAAAGTGGCGATCGGTCATACGGCAGCAACTCCGAAGCAGATCAGGGAGGCGGTGGCGGCGGGGGCGACTTGGAGCACCCATTGGGGCAACGGCGCCCATGTGATGTTACCACGCCATCCCAATTATTTGTGGGAACAGCTGGCTGCCGATGAGCTTTGGACCAGTTTCATCGCCGACGGACACCATCTCCCTGATGCCGTCATTCGCGTCATCCTGCGGGTGAAGAGGGAAAAAGCGGTGTTGGTCAGCGATGTGGTTGCGCTGGGCGGCATGCCTCCCGGTCAATACCGAACCCCTGTCGGAGGAGAAGTGGTGTTGACCCCGGATAACCGCTTGCATTTGGCACATGACGAGCGGTTACTGGCCGGATCGGCCTGTCCGCTGATCGAGGCTGTTTCGCGCTTGGTGGTCAGGGGTTTGACCCCGCTTGAAACAGCCTGGTGGATGGCCTCCGTTTCACCTGCACGGTACTTGGGGTGGTCGGTTGATGGAAAATGGCGGGTCGGCGATTCCCCCGATATTGTCCAGGTAATGTGGGGGGATGAGGGGAAGCGTTTGACCGTTCACTCGACTTACAAGCGGGGGCAACTCGTGTTCCGACATGACCTTTGA
- a CDS encoding CPBP family intramembrane glutamic endopeptidase: MNVLKLVGKLFLVFLLSVLGIVFFVSLLFPLYPVHRSLMPVIVGQNTAFVLAAFLVWAWLEKKPLDELGFAEPSPFRSFLRGAGWGSFGIAVPFVLLLTTGWLRVDGFHFSSSTVTDFTSALSGFLIVALGEEILVRGYIQTLMVRQWGRMIGIITASLLFCALHLGNPNLSWLALFNLFLAGVMLGTAKEAFGGLWTPIGFHFAWNLCQETLSLPVSGLHLIEHPVLITRETGPVWVTGGGFGLEAGAAVTVLLISLTAAFWLQNRNRTKSDHFHTSGLTR, translated from the coding sequence ATGAACGTGCTAAAACTGGTCGGAAAATTGTTTCTCGTGTTCCTGTTGTCGGTGCTGGGTATCGTATTTTTCGTTTCATTGCTCTTCCCCCTCTATCCTGTGCATCGCTCCCTGATGCCCGTGATCGTAGGACAGAACACCGCGTTTGTGCTGGCCGCCTTTCTGGTATGGGCATGGTTGGAAAAAAAGCCGCTTGATGAGTTGGGTTTTGCGGAACCGTCCCCATTTCGCTCATTCCTTCGCGGAGCCGGTTGGGGATCATTCGGAATCGCTGTTCCGTTTGTGCTCCTGTTGACAACCGGCTGGCTGAGGGTGGACGGATTCCACTTCTCCTCGTCGACGGTGACGGATTTCACATCCGCCCTGTCCGGCTTTTTGATCGTTGCCTTGGGTGAAGAAATCCTGGTCCGTGGCTACATACAGACCCTCATGGTACGACAATGGGGACGCATGATCGGGATCATCACCGCATCCCTACTATTTTGTGCCCTCCATTTGGGCAATCCAAACCTCTCTTGGCTCGCTTTGTTCAATCTCTTTTTGGCGGGTGTCATGCTGGGGACGGCCAAAGAAGCTTTTGGCGGATTGTGGACACCGATCGGGTTTCATTTTGCTTGGAATCTGTGCCAAGAGACGTTGTCGCTCCCCGTTTCCGGTCTGCATCTGATTGAACATCCCGTTTTGATCACAAGAGAAACAGGGCCCGTTTGGGTGACCGGCGGCGGGTTCGGACTGGAAGCAGGGGCCGCCGTCACCGTTTTGCTCATATCATTAACGGCGGCTTTTTGGCTCCAAAACCGCAATCGAACGAAATCCGATCATTTCCATACTTCCGGGTTGACCAGATGA
- the greA gene encoding transcription elongation factor GreA → MSQQKKEVLLTEEGLAKVKEELEYLRTKKRHEVAQRLKEAIAQGDLSENSEYDSAKEEQAFVESRIVQLENMIRNAKIINQDAQNKNYVSIGAKVTIQELPDGEKETYIIVGSAESDPTAGKISNESPIGAELIGKREGEIINVPVPSGTIQFKILEIN, encoded by the coding sequence ATGTCTCAACAGAAAAAAGAAGTATTGTTGACCGAAGAAGGTCTGGCCAAAGTCAAGGAAGAGTTGGAATACCTGAGAACGAAAAAGCGGCATGAAGTCGCCCAACGTTTGAAAGAAGCCATCGCGCAAGGCGACCTCAGCGAAAACTCCGAATACGATTCTGCCAAAGAGGAACAAGCGTTTGTGGAATCCCGGATCGTACAGTTGGAGAACATGATTCGCAACGCCAAAATCATCAATCAGGATGCGCAAAACAAAAACTACGTCAGCATTGGAGCCAAAGTAACCATTCAGGAGTTGCCAGATGGAGAAAAGGAAACGTATATCATCGTCGGCAGTGCGGAATCTGACCCGACGGCAGGCAAAATTTCCAACGAGTCGCCGATCGGTGCCGAACTGATCGGAAAACGGGAAGGCGAAATTATCAATGTCCCGGTTCCGTCGGGGACGATCCAGTTCAAAATCCTGGAGATCAACTAA
- a CDS encoding 2-hydroxyacid dehydrogenase, protein MSVHIFVTRELFPEVTEQLKQYGQVTIGARDRDLSREELLKGVRGKDAILCMLTDRIDAEVMDACPGLRVISNYAVGYNNIDVVEATKRGIPVTNTPDVLTEATADLTWALLLDVARRVTEGDRLTRSGRWQGWGPRFMLGKDVYGSTLGIVGFGRIGRAVARRAQAFDMRVLYYSRTRLTPQEENRLGVVYQPLHELLAKADFVSLHAPYTPETHHLIGEAELRRMKRTAYLINTARGPLVDERALVRALQEGEIAGAGLDVYEDEPRLAEGLAELEQVVLAPHLGSATWETRMKMAKLAAENLLSVLRGEKPPHLVNPEVWK, encoded by the coding sequence ATGTCGGTACACATTTTCGTGACACGCGAGCTGTTTCCGGAAGTGACGGAGCAATTGAAACAATACGGACAAGTGACGATCGGTGCTCGGGACCGGGATTTGTCGCGGGAGGAACTATTGAAGGGGGTTCGCGGCAAAGATGCGATCCTGTGCATGTTGACCGACCGGATTGACGCGGAAGTGATGGACGCCTGCCCCGGTTTGCGCGTGATCAGCAATTATGCCGTCGGATACAACAATATTGACGTCGTCGAAGCCACCAAGCGGGGCATCCCCGTGACCAACACCCCTGATGTGTTGACGGAAGCTACAGCGGACCTGACCTGGGCGTTGTTGTTGGATGTGGCGCGCCGGGTAACAGAGGGGGACCGTTTGACCCGTTCCGGCCGCTGGCAGGGTTGGGGACCCCGCTTTATGCTGGGGAAAGACGTGTATGGTTCCACATTGGGCATCGTCGGCTTCGGGCGTATCGGCCGGGCGGTTGCTCGTCGCGCCCAAGCCTTTGACATGCGTGTGCTTTACTATTCCCGCACACGACTCACCCCGCAGGAGGAAAATAGACTGGGCGTCGTTTATCAACCCTTGCACGAGCTGTTGGCGAAAGCGGATTTCGTGTCGCTTCATGCGCCGTATACGCCAGAGACCCACCACCTCATCGGGGAAGCGGAATTGCGTCGGATGAAGCGAACCGCCTATCTCATCAATACCGCCCGTGGCCCGTTGGTGGACGAACGGGCGCTGGTGCGGGCGCTGCAGGAAGGGGAAATTGCCGGGGCTGGACTGGATGTATACGAAGACGAGCCTCGTTTGGCGGAGGGATTGGCCGAGCTGGAGCAAGTGGTGTTAGCCCCTCATCTGGGCAGTGCCACATGGGAAACGCGGATGAAAATGGCGAAGTTGGCCGCGGAGAATCTGTTGTCTGTTCTCCGCGGTGAGAAACCTCCTCATCTGGTCAACCCGGAAGTATGGAAATGA